A single window of Streptomyces cathayae DNA harbors:
- a CDS encoding response regulator transcription factor, whose amino-acid sequence MTIRVLLADDQALLRSAFRVLVDSEPDMEVVGEASDGAEAVRLARERRADVVLMDIRMPGTDGLAATRLISADPELDGVHVVILTTFEVDDYVVRSLRAGASGFLGKGSEPGELLNAIRIAAEGEALLSPAATKGLIARFLAQGGTADDADRDPARAQRLDSLTGREREVLVLVAGGHSNDEIAERLEVSPLTVKTHVNRAMAKLGARDRAQLVVTAYESGLVRPRVE is encoded by the coding sequence ATGACGATCCGAGTCCTGCTCGCCGACGACCAGGCGCTGCTGCGCAGTGCGTTCCGCGTCCTCGTCGACTCCGAGCCGGACATGGAGGTGGTGGGCGAGGCGTCCGACGGCGCCGAGGCGGTCCGCCTCGCCCGTGAACGGCGCGCCGACGTCGTCCTCATGGACATCCGGATGCCCGGCACCGACGGCCTCGCGGCCACCCGGCTGATCAGCGCCGACCCCGAACTCGACGGGGTCCACGTGGTCATCCTGACGACCTTCGAGGTCGACGACTACGTGGTGCGGTCGCTGCGGGCCGGCGCCTCCGGCTTCCTCGGCAAGGGCTCCGAACCCGGGGAACTGCTGAACGCCATCCGGATCGCCGCCGAGGGGGAGGCACTGCTGTCCCCGGCCGCCACCAAGGGCCTGATCGCCCGCTTCCTCGCCCAGGGGGGCACCGCCGACGACGCCGACCGCGACCCGGCCCGCGCGCAGCGGCTCGACTCGCTGACCGGGCGGGAGCGCGAGGTGCTGGTCCTGGTCGCCGGCGGCCACTCGAACGACGAGATCGCCGAACGCCTGGAGGTCAGCCCGCTGACCGTGAAGACCCACGTCAACCGGGCCATGGCCAAGCTCGGCGCCCGCGACCGGGCCCAGCTGGTGGTGACCGCCTACGAGTCGGGGCTGGTCCGCCCGAGGGTGGAGTGA
- a CDS encoding DUF397 domain-containing protein, with amino-acid sequence MQHTPELNSTTWRRSSYSNANGGNCVEISEDFPGTVPVRDSKTPRGPVIVVPATAWDVFVNSLKA; translated from the coding sequence ATGCAGCACACCCCCGAGCTGAACTCCACCACTTGGCGTCGGAGCAGCTACAGCAACGCGAACGGGGGTAATTGTGTCGAGATCTCCGAGGACTTCCCCGGCACTGTCCCCGTACGCGACAGCAAGACCCCCCGCGGCCCCGTGATCGTCGTCCCAGCCACCGCCTGGGACGTCTTCGTCAACTCGCTGAAAGCGTAG
- a CDS encoding helix-turn-helix domain-containing protein, producing the protein MTFKPQTLTPYLSARHYFGAEQRRHREAARLSLLQLADILNSSKSTLARIETAELMPPPDLPDRLDAAFGTDRHFHGLYELAKREAHPDQYRRFMDFEAQAEVIENYEPQVIPGLLQTKEYAQAQLGLQEELSQEKAEELVNARMSRKDRLNSVQSPLRWAIIDESVLRRQMGSRECTYKQLALLLAQVDTPDSKVQVMPFNAGPYYLMGASLTLLTLPNGSTVAYEEGIEVGHLYEDRDSAKKWRRRYEVLRAKALSPAASAEPIREAMEDYKPCSTPPS; encoded by the coding sequence ATGACGTTCAAGCCGCAGACCCTGACCCCCTATCTGTCCGCCCGCCACTACTTCGGCGCCGAACAGCGTCGTCATCGCGAGGCCGCCCGGCTGTCGTTGCTCCAGCTCGCGGACATCCTCAACTCCAGCAAGAGCACGCTGGCCCGCATCGAGACGGCGGAGCTGATGCCGCCGCCGGACCTGCCGGACCGGCTGGACGCCGCGTTCGGCACGGACCGGCACTTCCACGGGCTGTACGAGCTGGCCAAGCGCGAGGCGCATCCGGACCAGTACCGCCGGTTCATGGACTTCGAGGCGCAGGCGGAGGTCATCGAGAACTACGAACCACAAGTGATTCCTGGGTTGTTGCAGACCAAGGAGTACGCCCAAGCCCAGCTCGGCCTCCAGGAAGAACTCTCCCAGGAGAAGGCGGAGGAACTCGTCAACGCACGTATGTCCCGCAAGGACCGGCTCAACTCCGTGCAGTCCCCACTGCGCTGGGCGATCATCGATGAGTCCGTGCTCCGGCGGCAGATGGGCAGTAGGGAGTGCACGTACAAACAACTGGCCTTGCTGCTCGCGCAGGTGGATACTCCCGACAGCAAGGTCCAGGTGATGCCCTTCAACGCCGGCCCGTACTACCTGATGGGCGCCTCGCTGACCCTGCTGACCCTTCCCAACGGCTCCACCGTGGCCTATGAAGAGGGCATCGAGGTCGGACACCTCTACGAGGATCGGGACTCGGCGAAGAAGTGGCGACGGCGGTACGAAGTTCTCCGCGCCAAGGCCCTCTCGCCAGCCGCCTCGGCGGAGCCGATTCGAGAGGCAATGGAGGACTACAAACCATGCAGCACACCCCCGAGCTGA